The following coding sequences lie in one Arabidopsis thaliana chromosome 3, partial sequence genomic window:
- the PHF1 gene encoding phosphate transporter traffic facilitator1 (phosphate transporter traffic facilitator1 (PHF1); FUNCTIONS IN: nucleotide binding; INVOLVED IN: cellular response to phosphate starvation, ER to Golgi vesicle-mediated transport, phosphate transport; LOCATED IN: endoplasmic reticulum, plasma membrane; EXPRESSED IN: 27 plant structures; EXPRESSED DURING: 13 growth stages; CONTAINS InterPro DOMAIN/s: WD40 repeat-like-containing domain (InterPro:IPR011046), WD40 repeat 2 (InterPro:IPR019782), WD40-repeat-containing domain (InterPro:IPR017986), WD40/YVTN repeat-like-containing domain (InterPro:IPR015943), WD40 repeat (InterPro:IPR001680), WD40 repeat, subgroup (InterPro:IPR019781); BEST Arabidopsis thaliana protein match is: Transducin/WD40 repeat-like superfamily protein (TAIR:AT5G50550.1); Has 6481 Blast hits to 4280 proteins in 402 species: Archae - 34; Bacteria - 2283; Metazoa - 1521; Fungi - 1505; Plants - 384; Viruses - 0; Other Eukaryotes - 754 (source: NCBI BLink).) has translation MEIEEASRESGHVVCGSWIRRPKKVNWVLIAKASKRRGSSVSSPALLNIFSFDPITASLSSSPLATHTLKDSDGDPVAVSVHPGGDYFVCSTSKGGCKLFELVGGATGITILAKELLPLQNAGLQKCMAFSFDGSKLAVGGVDGCLRIMEWPNLSVILDEPKAHKSIRDMDFSLDSEFLATTSTDGSARIWKAEDGFPLSTLERSGDENIELCRFSKDGTKPFLFCAAQRGDTPMVNVYDISTWKKLGFKKLSRKTASTMAVSLDGKYIALGGKDGDVSVAEVKTMEIYHYSKRLHLGQSIASLEFCPSERVMLTTSSEWGEMVTKLTVPKEWKEWQIYALLFCLFMASVIAAYVFFENSDSFWKLPMGKDQKRPKISLFGGSSSTPSEDHSRWNLDL, from the exons atggagattgaagaagcGAGTCGTGAAAGTGGACATGTTGTGTGCGGATCATGGATTCGTCGCCCGAAGAAAGTAAACTGGGTTCTTATCGCTAAAGCTTCCAAACGCCGTGGctcatctgtttcttctcctgCTCTCCTCAACATCTTCTCTTTTGACCCCATTACTGCTTCTCTTTCCTCCTCTCCTTTG GCAACACACACGCTTAAGGATAGTGATGGTGATCCTGTGGCTGTTTCAGTGCACCCTGGTGGGGATTACTTTGTTTGCTCAACCTCCAAAGGTGGTTGCAA GTTATTTGAGCTTGTCGGAGGAGCAACAGGTATTACGATCTTAGCCAAAGAACTCCTTCCTCTCCAAAATGCTGGACTACAAAAGTGTATGGCCTTCAGCTTTGATGGGTCTAAATTAGCTGTTGGGGGAGTG GATGGATGTCTTAGAATTATGGAGTGGCCAAACCTAAGTGTAATTTTGGATGAGCCAAAGGCACACAAATCCATCCGGGACATGGATTTTAG tctTGACTCAGAGTTCTTAGCTACAACATCAACTGATGGATCAGCTAGAATATGGAAAGCAGAAGATGGTTTTCCTTTGTCTACTTTGGAACGTAGTGGG GATGAAAATATTGAACTGTGCCGTTTCTCTAAAGACGGaacaaaaccttttttgttttgtgctgCTCAAAGAG GTGATACGCCTATGGTCAATGTTTATGACATTAGTACATGGAAGAAGCTTGGGTTCAAGAAGCTGTCAAGGAAGACTGCATCGACAATGGCAGTGAGCTTGGACGGGAAATATATTGCTTT GGGTGGGAAAGATGGAGATGTATCTGTTGCTGAAGTTAAGACAATGGAAATCTACCACTACAGTAAGAGGCTGCATCTTGGTCAATCCATTGCTTCACTTGAGTTCTGCCCCAGTGAAAG GGTTATGCTGACAACTTCTAGCGAATGGGGAGAGATGGTGACCAAACTCACTGTACCAAAGGAGTGGAAAG AGTGGCAGATATATGCACTGCTGTTTTGCTTGTTCATGGCATCAGTGATAGCTGCATACGTATTCTTCGAGAACTCAGATTCGTTTTGGAAGTTACCAATGGGAAAAGATCAAAAAAGACCAAAGATTAGTCTATTTGGAGGTTCCTCCTCCACGCCTTCTGAGGATCATAGTAGGTGGAACTTGGACCTATAG
- the SEX4 gene encoding dual specificity protein phosphatase (DsPTP1) family protein, whose amino-acid sequence MNYNFIRPDLIVGSCLQTPEDVDKLRKIGVKTIFCLQQDPDLEYFGVDISSIQAYAKKYSDIQHIRCEIRDFDAFDLRMRLPAVVGTLYKAVKRNGGVTYVHCTAGMGRAPAVALTYMFWVQGYKLMEAHKLLMSKRSCFPKLDAIRNATIDILTGLKRKTVTLTLKDKGFSRVEISGLDIGWGQRIPLTLDKGTGFWILKRELPEGQFEYKYIIDGEWTHNEAEPFIGPNKDGHTNNYAKVVDDPTSVDGTTRERLSSEDPELLEEERSKLIQFLETCSEAEV is encoded by the exons ATGAACTACAACTTTATTCGTCCAGATCTAATTGTTGGATCCTGCTTACAG ACCCCTGAAGATGTTGACAAGCTTCGTAAAATTGGAGTTAAAACCATATTTTGCTTGCAACAAGATCCAGACCTGGA ATATTTTGGAGTAGACATAAGCAGCATCCAAGCCTATGCTAAGAAATATAGTGATATTCAGCATATTCGCTGTGAAATTAG AGACTTTGATGCATTTGATTTGAGAATGCGTCTTCCAGCCGTGGTTGGTACTCTTTACAAAGCTGTTAAGCGAAATGGAGGAGTTACATATGTGCACTGCACTGCTGGAATGGGAAGGGCTCCTGCTGTTGCG tTGACATACATGTTCTGGGTGCAAGGCTATAAGCTTATGGAAGCTCATAAATTACTTATG AGCAAAAGGTCGTGCTTTCCGAAGCTGGATGCTATCAGAAATGCAACAATTGATATT CTTACAGGACTCAAGAGGAAGACTGTTACTCTGACACTGAAAGATAAGGGGTTCTCCAGAGTAGAAATTTCTGGCCTTGACATTGGATGGGGACag AGGATACCTCTAACACTGGACAAGGGAACAGGATTCTGGATCCTAAAGAGAGAACTGCCT GAAGGACAGTTTGAATATAAATACATCATAGATGGTGAATGGACACACAATGAGGCCGAACCGTTTATAGGACCTAACAAAGACGGCCATACCAACAATTACGCTAAA GTAGTGGACGATCCAACAAGTGTGGATGGTACAACTCGGGAGAGACTATCGAGCGAAGACCCTGAGCTGTTGGAGGAAGAACGCTCGAAACTAATCCAGTTCTTGGAGACTTGTTCTGAGGCAGAAGTTTGA
- a CDS encoding DNA binding protein, which translates to MHSLKTTCVGQIFALAKPHDSVGKRTRNRIPKEERKTLVESFIKKHQKLNNGSFPSLSLTHKEVGGSFYTIREIVREIIQENRVLGPGDLLLEGNGSVQDQSLSSSILMDPVPPLSLSPNGFHSGEVSGSQLLKEDIGLVHQSMDSTDISMTQLATSCSEDNDIKSNAGLQNRMETVCDSVDTKPQDKRLDVDNKDEGFEELRFMESDGTKPVNNDDRVNDAGAAMTEIKNGLGTIDMSAETVVETFPLKSVTSTMDSPDAQPTELNKVCEGGKGTETEVEADRSTVNHVDLGEISSSTSSAVLEDIGTEVIVGQIPNHISVPMEKKVGEEIVNSASVDVECADAKETVVVNGVIGNVHETKEFSNGTLTAEQKMPTSSTESGSRKNDRAKVDTVSSYAGNEVASVEKKATMEKGKIDAPDSSSSQKENNATLNRIKPESWKGESNMGRQETNPLLAVLKSFVTAFVKFWSE; encoded by the exons aTGCACTCTCTTAAGACTACTTGCGTTGGGCAAATATTTGCTCTAGCTAAGCCTCACGATTCTGTAGGCAAGAGGACTCGTAATCGGATTcctaaagaagagagaaagacacTGGTTGAATCTTTTATAAAGAA GCATCAGAAACTAAACAATGGGAGTTTTCCTTCACTTAGCCTCACACACAAGGAGGTTGGTGGATCTTTCTACACTATAAGGGAGATTGTTAGAGAGATTATCCAAGAAAATAGAGTCCTTGGTCCTGGTGACTTGCTACTTGAGGGAAATGGCTCTGTGCAAGATCAAAGTCTGTCAAGTTCAATCCTGATGGATCCTGTGCCCCCTTTATCTTTGTCCCCAAACGGATTTCATTCTGG GGAAGTGAGTGGAAGTCAACTTTTGAAAGAAGACATTGGGCTCGTACACCAGTCAATGGACTCCACTGACATATCTATGACTCAGCTTGCAACATCTTGCAGTGAAGACAATGATATCAAGAGTAATGCAGGGCTACAAAATAGAATGGAGACAGTGTGCGATAGCGTTGACACCAAACCACAGGATAAAAGACTCGATGTGGATAACAAAGACGAAGGATTTGAGGAACTTCGTTTCATGGAATCAGACGGCACAAAGCCTGTTAACAATGACGATAGAGTGAATGATGCAGGAGCAGCAATGACCGAAATTAAGAACGGATTAGGCACAATTGATATGTCAGCAGAAACAGTTGTTGAGACGTTTCCATTAAAATCTGTGACTTCAACGATGGACTCACCGGATGCACAACCTACTGAGTTGAACAAAGTTTGTGAGGGTGGGAAAGGAACTGAAACGGAGGTGGAAGCTGATCGCAGCACAGTAAATCATGTTGATCTTGGGGAGATTTCATCATCCACTTCATCTGCTGTACTTGAAGACATAGGGACGGAAGTCATTGTTGGTCAAATACCAAATCATATTTCTGTCCCTATGGAAAAGAAAGTTGGAGAGGAAATTGTAAATTCTGCTTCAGTAGATGTTGAATGTGCTGATGCTAAAGAGACAGTTGTTGTGAATGGTGTGATTGGCAACGTCCATGAGACAAAGGAATTTAGTAATGGAACTTTGACAGCTGAACAGAAAATGCCAACATCTAGCACTGAG TCGGGAAGTCGTAAGAACGACAGAGCAAAAGTGGACACTGTGAGTAGCTATGCCGGGAATGAAGTCGCAAGTGTAGAGAAGAAGGCAACCATGGAAAAAGGGAAAATTGATGCTCCAGATAGTTCCAGctctcaaaaagaaaacaatgcaACATTAAACAGAATTAAACC tGAATCGTGGAAAGGGGAATCTAATATGGGAAGACAAGAAACAAATCCTCTCTTGGCAGTTCTGAAATCTTTCGTGACAGCCTTTGTGAAGTTTTGGTCAGAGTAA
- the SEX4 gene encoding dual specificity protein phosphatase (DsPTP1) family protein (STARCH-EXCESS 4 (SEX4); FUNCTIONS IN: protein tyrosine/serine/threonine phosphatase activity, polysaccharide binding; INVOLVED IN: protein amino acid dephosphorylation, starch metabolic process, starch catabolic process; LOCATED IN: chloroplast; EXPRESSED IN: 24 plant structures; EXPRESSED DURING: 15 growth stages; CONTAINS InterPro DOMAIN/s: Dual-specific/protein-tyrosine phosphatase, conserved region (InterPro:IPR000387), Dual specificity phosphatase, catalytic domain (InterPro:IPR000340); BEST Arabidopsis thaliana protein match is: dual specificity protein phosphatase (DsPTP1) family protein (TAIR:AT3G10940.1); Has 35333 Blast hits to 34131 proteins in 2444 species: Archae - 798; Bacteria - 22429; Metazoa - 974; Fungi - 991; Plants - 531; Viruses - 0; Other Eukaryotes - 9610 (source: NCBI BLink).), with protein sequence MNCLQNLPRCSVSPLLGFGCIQRDHSSSSSSLKMLISPPIKANDPKSRLVLHAVSESKSSSEMSGVAKDEEKSDEYSQDMTQAMGAVLTYRHELGMNYNFIRPDLIVGSCLQTPEDVDKLRKIGVKTIFCLQQDPDLEYFGVDISSIQAYAKKYSDIQHIRCEIRDFDAFDLRMRLPAVVGTLYKAVKRNGGVTYVHCTAGMGRAPAVALTYMFWVQGYKLMEAHKLLMSKRSCFPKLDAIRNATIDILTGLKRKTVTLTLKDKGFSRVEISGLDIGWGQVNIFYLKPIYLL encoded by the exons ATGAATTGTCTTCAGAATCTTCCCAG ATGTTCAGTCTCACCTCTGCTGGGATTCGGGTGCATTCAAAGagatcattcttcttcttcttcttctttgaagaTGCTAATATCGCCTCCGATCAAAGCCAATGATCCAAAATCTCGACTTGTTTTACAT GCAGTATCAGAGTCAAAATCCAGCTCAGAGATGAGTGGTGTTGCAAAGGATGAAGAGAAATCTGATGAATATAGCCAAGACATGACTCAAGCTATGGGTGCTG TTCTAACTTACAGGCACGAGTTAGGAATGAACTACAACTTTATTCGTCCAGATCTAATTGTTGGATCCTGCTTACAG ACCCCTGAAGATGTTGACAAGCTTCGTAAAATTGGAGTTAAAACCATATTTTGCTTGCAACAAGATCCAGACCTGGA ATATTTTGGAGTAGACATAAGCAGCATCCAAGCCTATGCTAAGAAATATAGTGATATTCAGCATATTCGCTGTGAAATTAG AGACTTTGATGCATTTGATTTGAGAATGCGTCTTCCAGCCGTGGTTGGTACTCTTTACAAAGCTGTTAAGCGAAATGGAGGAGTTACATATGTGCACTGCACTGCTGGAATGGGAAGGGCTCCTGCTGTTGCG tTGACATACATGTTCTGGGTGCAAGGCTATAAGCTTATGGAAGCTCATAAATTACTTATG AGCAAAAGGTCGTGCTTTCCGAAGCTGGATGCTATCAGAAATGCAACAATTGATATT CTTACAGGACTCAAGAGGAAGACTGTTACTCTGACACTGAAAGATAAGGGGTTCTCCAGAGTAGAAATTTCTGGCCTTGACATTGGATGGGGACaggtaaatatattttatcttaaaccaatttatttattatga
- a CDS encoding DNA binding protein (DNA binding; BEST Arabidopsis thaliana protein match is: hydroxyproline-rich glycoprotein family protein (TAIR:AT5G58210.4); Has 240 Blast hits to 221 proteins in 88 species: Archae - 6; Bacteria - 92; Metazoa - 40; Fungi - 6; Plants - 65; Viruses - 0; Other Eukaryotes - 31 (source: NCBI BLink).) yields MHSLKTTCVGQIFALAKPHDSVGKRTRNRIPKEERKTLVESFIKKHQKLNNGSFPSLSLTHKEVGGSFYTIREIVREIIQENRVLGPGDLLLEGNGSVQDQSLSSSILMDPVPPLSLSPNGFHSGSYQSLDFSSESPEGNVNGSQVCLDNCREVSGSQLLKEDIGLVHQSMDSTDISMTQLATSCSEDNDIKSNAGLQNRMETVCDSVDTKPQDKRLDVDNKDEGFEELRFMESDGTKPVNNDDRVNDAGAAMTEIKNGLGTIDMSAETVVETFPLKSVTSTMDSPDAQPTELNKVCEGGKGTETEVEADRSTVNHVDLGEISSSTSSAVLEDIGTEVIVGQIPNHISVPMEKKVGEEIVNSASVDVECADAKETVVVNGVIGNVHETKEFSNGTLTAEQKMPTSSTESGSRKNDRAKVDTVSSYAGNEVASVEKKATMEKGKIDAPDSSSSQKENNATLNRIKPESWKGESNMGRQETNPLLAVLKSFVTAFVKFWSE; encoded by the exons aTGCACTCTCTTAAGACTACTTGCGTTGGGCAAATATTTGCTCTAGCTAAGCCTCACGATTCTGTAGGCAAGAGGACTCGTAATCGGATTcctaaagaagagagaaagacacTGGTTGAATCTTTTATAAAGAA GCATCAGAAACTAAACAATGGGAGTTTTCCTTCACTTAGCCTCACACACAAGGAGGTTGGTGGATCTTTCTACACTATAAGGGAGATTGTTAGAGAGATTATCCAAGAAAATAGAGTCCTTGGTCCTGGTGACTTGCTACTTGAGGGAAATGGCTCTGTGCAAGATCAAAGTCTGTCAAGTTCAATCCTGATGGATCCTGTGCCCCCTTTATCTTTGTCCCCAAACGGATTTCATTCTGGGTCATATCAAagtcttgatttttcttctgaGTCACCTGAGGGAAACGTTAACGGTAGCCAGGTTTGCTTGGATAATTGCAGGGAAGTGAGTGGAAGTCAACTTTTGAAAGAAGACATTGGGCTCGTACACCAGTCAATGGACTCCACTGACATATCTATGACTCAGCTTGCAACATCTTGCAGTGAAGACAATGATATCAAGAGTAATGCAGGGCTACAAAATAGAATGGAGACAGTGTGCGATAGCGTTGACACCAAACCACAGGATAAAAGACTCGATGTGGATAACAAAGACGAAGGATTTGAGGAACTTCGTTTCATGGAATCAGACGGCACAAAGCCTGTTAACAATGACGATAGAGTGAATGATGCAGGAGCAGCAATGACCGAAATTAAGAACGGATTAGGCACAATTGATATGTCAGCAGAAACAGTTGTTGAGACGTTTCCATTAAAATCTGTGACTTCAACGATGGACTCACCGGATGCACAACCTACTGAGTTGAACAAAGTTTGTGAGGGTGGGAAAGGAACTGAAACGGAGGTGGAAGCTGATCGCAGCACAGTAAATCATGTTGATCTTGGGGAGATTTCATCATCCACTTCATCTGCTGTACTTGAAGACATAGGGACGGAAGTCATTGTTGGTCAAATACCAAATCATATTTCTGTCCCTATGGAAAAGAAAGTTGGAGAGGAAATTGTAAATTCTGCTTCAGTAGATGTTGAATGTGCTGATGCTAAAGAGACAGTTGTTGTGAATGGTGTGATTGGCAACGTCCATGAGACAAAGGAATTTAGTAATGGAACTTTGACAGCTGAACAGAAAATGCCAACATCTAGCACTGAG TCGGGAAGTCGTAAGAACGACAGAGCAAAAGTGGACACTGTGAGTAGCTATGCCGGGAATGAAGTCGCAAGTGTAGAGAAGAAGGCAACCATGGAAAAAGGGAAAATTGATGCTCCAGATAGTTCCAGctctcaaaaagaaaacaatgcaACATTAAACAGAATTAAACC tGAATCGTGGAAAGGGGAATCTAATATGGGAAGACAAGAAACAAATCCTCTCTTGGCAGTTCTGAAATCTTTCGTGACAGCCTTTGTGAAGTTTTGGTCAGAGTAA
- the SEX4 gene encoding dual specificity protein phosphatase (DsPTP1) family protein — translation MNCLQNLPRCSVSPLLGFGCIQRDHSSSSSSLKMLISPPIKANDPKSRLVLHAVSESKSSSEMSGVAKDEEKSDEYSQDMTQAMGAVLTYRHELGMNYNFIRPDLIVGSCLQTPEDVDKLRKIGVKTIFCLQQDPDLEYFGVDISSIQAYAKKYSDIQHIRCEIRDFDAFDLRMRLPAVVGTLYKAVKRNGGVTYVHCTAGMGRAPAVALTYMFWVQGYKLMEAHKLLMSKRSCFPKLDAIRNATIDILTGLKRKTVTLTLKDKGFSRVEISGLDIGWGQL, via the exons ATGAATTGTCTTCAGAATCTTCCCAG ATGTTCAGTCTCACCTCTGCTGGGATTCGGGTGCATTCAAAGagatcattcttcttcttcttcttctttgaagaTGCTAATATCGCCTCCGATCAAAGCCAATGATCCAAAATCTCGACTTGTTTTACAT GCAGTATCAGAGTCAAAATCCAGCTCAGAGATGAGTGGTGTTGCAAAGGATGAAGAGAAATCTGATGAATATAGCCAAGACATGACTCAAGCTATGGGTGCTG TTCTAACTTACAGGCACGAGTTAGGAATGAACTACAACTTTATTCGTCCAGATCTAATTGTTGGATCCTGCTTACAG ACCCCTGAAGATGTTGACAAGCTTCGTAAAATTGGAGTTAAAACCATATTTTGCTTGCAACAAGATCCAGACCTGGA ATATTTTGGAGTAGACATAAGCAGCATCCAAGCCTATGCTAAGAAATATAGTGATATTCAGCATATTCGCTGTGAAATTAG AGACTTTGATGCATTTGATTTGAGAATGCGTCTTCCAGCCGTGGTTGGTACTCTTTACAAAGCTGTTAAGCGAAATGGAGGAGTTACATATGTGCACTGCACTGCTGGAATGGGAAGGGCTCCTGCTGTTGCG tTGACATACATGTTCTGGGTGCAAGGCTATAAGCTTATGGAAGCTCATAAATTACTTATG AGCAAAAGGTCGTGCTTTCCGAAGCTGGATGCTATCAGAAATGCAACAATTGATATT CTTACAGGACTCAAGAGGAAGACTGTTACTCTGACACTGAAAGATAAGGGGTTCTCCAGAGTAGAAATTTCTGGCCTTGACATTGGATGGGGACag CTTTAA
- the SEX4 gene encoding dual specificity protein phosphatase (DsPTP1) family protein (STARCH-EXCESS 4 (SEX4); FUNCTIONS IN: protein tyrosine/serine/threonine phosphatase activity, polysaccharide binding; INVOLVED IN: protein amino acid dephosphorylation, starch metabolic process, starch catabolic process; LOCATED IN: chloroplast stroma, chloroplast; EXPRESSED IN: 24 plant structures; EXPRESSED DURING: 15 growth stages; CONTAINS InterPro DOMAIN/s: Dual-specific/protein-tyrosine phosphatase, conserved region (InterPro:IPR000387), Dual specificity phosphatase, catalytic domain (InterPro:IPR000340); BEST Arabidopsis thaliana protein match is: dual specificity protein phosphatase (DsPTP1) family protein (TAIR:AT3G10940.1); Has 675 Blast hits to 675 proteins in 103 species: Archae - 6; Bacteria - 6; Metazoa - 399; Fungi - 10; Plants - 178; Viruses - 3; Other Eukaryotes - 73 (source: NCBI BLink).), whose product MNCLQNLPRCSVSPLLGFGCIQRDHSSSSSSLKMLISPPIKANDPKSRLVLHAVSESKSSSEMSGVAKDEEKSDEYSQDMTQAMGAVLTYRHELGMNYNFIRPDLIVGSCLQTPEDVDKLRKIGVKTIFCLQQDPDLEYFGVDISSIQAYAKKYSDIQHIRCEIRDFDAFDLRMRLPAVVGTLYKAVKRNGGVTYVHCTAGMGRAPAVALTYMFWVQGYKLMEAHKLLMSKRSCFPKLDAIRNATIDILTGLKRKTVTLTLKDKGFSRVEISGLDIGWGQRIPLTLDKGTGFWILKRELPEGQFEYKYIIDGEWTHNEAEPFIGPNKDGHTNNYAKVVDDPTSVDGTTRERLSSEDPELLEEERSKLIQFLETCSEAEV is encoded by the exons ATGAATTGTCTTCAGAATCTTCCCAG ATGTTCAGTCTCACCTCTGCTGGGATTCGGGTGCATTCAAAGagatcattcttcttcttcttcttctttgaagaTGCTAATATCGCCTCCGATCAAAGCCAATGATCCAAAATCTCGACTTGTTTTACAT GCAGTATCAGAGTCAAAATCCAGCTCAGAGATGAGTGGTGTTGCAAAGGATGAAGAGAAATCTGATGAATATAGCCAAGACATGACTCAAGCTATGGGTGCTG TTCTAACTTACAGGCACGAGTTAGGAATGAACTACAACTTTATTCGTCCAGATCTAATTGTTGGATCCTGCTTACAG ACCCCTGAAGATGTTGACAAGCTTCGTAAAATTGGAGTTAAAACCATATTTTGCTTGCAACAAGATCCAGACCTGGA ATATTTTGGAGTAGACATAAGCAGCATCCAAGCCTATGCTAAGAAATATAGTGATATTCAGCATATTCGCTGTGAAATTAG AGACTTTGATGCATTTGATTTGAGAATGCGTCTTCCAGCCGTGGTTGGTACTCTTTACAAAGCTGTTAAGCGAAATGGAGGAGTTACATATGTGCACTGCACTGCTGGAATGGGAAGGGCTCCTGCTGTTGCG tTGACATACATGTTCTGGGTGCAAGGCTATAAGCTTATGGAAGCTCATAAATTACTTATG AGCAAAAGGTCGTGCTTTCCGAAGCTGGATGCTATCAGAAATGCAACAATTGATATT CTTACAGGACTCAAGAGGAAGACTGTTACTCTGACACTGAAAGATAAGGGGTTCTCCAGAGTAGAAATTTCTGGCCTTGACATTGGATGGGGACag AGGATACCTCTAACACTGGACAAGGGAACAGGATTCTGGATCCTAAAGAGAGAACTGCCT GAAGGACAGTTTGAATATAAATACATCATAGATGGTGAATGGACACACAATGAGGCCGAACCGTTTATAGGACCTAACAAAGACGGCCATACCAACAATTACGCTAAA GTAGTGGACGATCCAACAAGTGTGGATGGTACAACTCGGGAGAGACTATCGAGCGAAGACCCTGAGCTGTTGGAGGAAGAACGCTCGAAACTAATCCAGTTCTTGGAGACTTGTTCTGAGGCAGAAGTTTGA